The genomic DNA AGGTCATCGGGCAAGGCAAGCCCGCCGATCGACACTCGCTTGAGTTCCAGCACGTGATTGCCAGCCGCGGCGAACATACGGCGCACTTGATGATAGCGGCCTTCCTCAAGCGTGATCCGGGCTTCCTTCTCGCCGAGCACCTCCAGCGTCGCGGGCAAGAGCGGCTTGTCCTCGCCGCGCAGGACGAGTTCGCCATTGGAGAAGAGCGCTTCCTCGTGTCCTTCCAGGGGACGATCGAGCGTGACCTGATAGGTCTTCGGCACGTGATGCTTCGGGCTGATCAGGCGATGAAGGAGCTGGCCATCGTCCGTCATCAGCAGCAGGCCGGTGGTGTCCTTGTCGAGGCGGCCGACGGGACTGAGCACCGGGTTCCGCAGGGCGTAGCGCGGAGGCAACAGGTCGTAGATGGTGTCTCCGGGATCGTCCGTGCTGCAGGTGTAGCCGGCGGGCTTGTGAAACATGAGCGTGAGCGGAGCAGGCGGATCAAGCGGCTCGCCCTTGAACAAGATCTCGGCATGGGGAGGGAAATCCTTGGTGCCGAGCACGCGGCCCTGGATGTCAGTCACCACGCCCTTGCGCAGGAAGCCTTCGACATAGCTGCGTGAGCCGTAGCCAAGGTTTGCGAGTAGTTTCACCAGTTTCATCTGCGGAAGTCGTTCGAGGTTCCCATCCGCTTCTCGGCGAACAGCAGCTTGTAGGTCGAGTTCTCGACCGGCTTGCGCCAGACTAGGCCAAGCGCTTCGAGTTCGGGTTCGTAGGGAAGTTGACGGTTCGCAACGAGTAGCAATCGTCCGCCGGTGCGGAGCGCCGCAGCGGCAACGCGGAGGAAGGCTCTTCCCAAGTGAATGTCAGTCGCTTGCCCGGTGTGAAACGGCGGGTTGCTCACGATGACCTCGTACTTCCCCGGCACACCGGCGACGACGTCGTGCCAGTGATACTCGAAGTTGCCCTCGCCGAGATTCTTCCGCGCGCATGCCAATGCCCGTGCATCGGCCTCGAACAAGTGGATCGCCTTCACCGCCGGATTGGTCTCGGCCACCGCCTTGGAAAGATAGCCCCAGCCCGCGCCAAGATCAGCCACCGCGCCGCGCAGATTCTTCGGCAGATTTTCAACCAGCAAGGCCGAGCCGGGATCGACATGATCCGCACTGAAGACGCCGGCTTCGACGAGGAAGCCACCCACCTCGCGCGGTACACCGAGCGCGCGCCACTCGGCGAGCAACGCCTCATCCCAGGTGCCATCCTTCACCGCGTGGAAGGCGCGGCACTTGTGCTTCGAGAGAGAAGCGATCTTGCCCGCCGCCTTCTCCAATTCCTTCTCGAAGCGCTGCGCACCGCCAAGGTTGGCCATCGCCACCACCAGCGTGCCACCATCTTCTAACAAATCATGCGCCTTCGCGAAGGCCGCGAGTGTCTCGTCCTTCGACTTTCCCGGCAGCAGCAGTACCAGCGGCCAGGTGCCGGACGGTTCGTCGACTCGCGCGAAGCCCGCCTTCTCCCACGCCTCCGCCAGCGGTTTCAGCGGCTGCCAGCCAGTAACCTGCGGCCATGCCTTCAAGTCCGGATGCGGCTCCGCCCCGAGGAACAAGGCCCGTGACGGCGCTGCGATCTCCCCTTGCGAAAAGGGCAGCAGCAGGGTTTCCAAGGCGGGGCTCACGCCGCGGACGATGCACACCGGAGGCCTCGCCTGCGAAGCGTGAAATCACGGCTCGCCAATATCCTCGTTCCACACCGTCGGATTCGCCTCGATAAAGCGGCGCATCAGGTCCACGCACTTCGGACTCTGCACCACCTCGATCTGGACGCCGCGGCTCTTCAGCAGCTCTTCCTCGCCCATGAAGGTCTGGTTCTCGCCGATGACCACCTTCGGGATGCCATAGAGCAGGATCGCTCCGGTGCACATCGGGCAGGGCGAGAGCGTGGTGTAGAGCGTGCACTCGCGATAGATATGGGCAGGCAGGCGGCCGGCATTCTGGAGGGCATCCATCTCGCCGTGGAGGATGGGATTGCCCTGCTGCATGCGGCGATTGTGGCCTCGCCCGAGGATGATGCCTTGGCGCACGATGACGCTGCCGATGGGGATGCCACCTTCGGAAAGACCCGTAGCAGCTTCCGAGATGGCGGCTTGTAGGAAGGGATCCATGGCGTTAGTCTCCATTGTTGAAACCGTCCGATATCTCCGGCACGGCGTCTGCTAAAATCAGCCCACGTTAGCGAATCTCATGCCTAAAGTAAGACTTTCTGGAACCGTTCTCGGCACCGATGACCCGGGCCGTGCGGTCCGCGCCCGCCTCCTCTACCTGCTCTTCGGGGCCGGTTGGGACATCTACAATTCGAACGGCGACCAGCGCATCACGCTCTCCAACATCGAGCGCAAGATCATCGAGGCGGAGTCCTTCGTCTTCACGCCCGGGGCGACGCTGGAAGACATGTTCAAGGCGATCTCGATCTTCGTCGGCTACCAGACGCTCGACCGCAATCTGGCCGGCAAGCCAACGGTGATCCTCAACACCGACTTTTCCTGGGACCCCTTCTTCTCGGTGCTCACCCACCTGAACAAGATGGGCACCATCAAGCAGAACTACCGCGACTTCCTGCTCGCCGCGGAGAGCCCGGAGGGTGTTTTGGAAACGCTCGAACTGGGCCGTGAGAAGGGCGTTCCGGATGCCGGCCGCGAAAAGATCGGCGAGTGCAAGGGCACGTCCTTCGAAAATCCGGTGCCGTCCGACTATGCGGGCAATGTCTGCGTCTTCTGCTCGGCCACTTTGGAAGATCCGGCCTATCTCGCCGACGGCGAGGAACTCGGCCGCCTGCTGGCGGTGAATCGCCTCGGCTGCGTTTCCGGTGCCGGTCGCTCCGGCATCATGGGTGCCGTGGTGGAGGGCTCGGTGGGCGCCGGCGGCTGGACCGCGGGCTCGAACGTCCCGCACATCATCGAGCTCGAAGGGCTGCCCGACGGCCTCTCCAGCTTCTGGCTGCGGCCCGATATTTACACCCGCATGGAGGTGATGATCGAAAACTCGGACGCCTTCGTAATTTTCCCCGGTGGGGCTGGCACCGTGCAGGAGCTGCTCGCGCTGATGATCTTCAAGCAGCAGAAAAATCCGCTCATGACGGGCAAGCCGGTGGTGCTTTTCAACCGCGCCAACCCGGCCGGAGTACGCTTCTGGGACCCGCTCATCGACCTTTTGAGCGGCATGTGCCCGGCCGGCGACTTCGTGGTGGCGAACGAGTTGGGCGAGATCCTGCCTGCCATTCAGCGCGGTCTGCCAAAGCGCGAAGCGGCCCCGGTCTAACGGCCGGGCTGCCAGCAATTGTGGAATGCATGATTGCCGTCCCCGGCTGGAGATGGCATTTTCGCAACGGATGAAGCGCATTTCCTGCAGCGCCGGGAGCACCCGGGCACGCACGGCCGCACGGCTGGGCGCGCTCCTGCTTGCGCCCTTCCTGCTCACCCAATGCGCCACGAATTACTCACTGGTCGCCAACCGGCCGGAGGAAGCCGTGCGCAATGAGACCTTCGGCTATCGCAAGTGGATGCGGCCGGATGCCACGCCGGAGACCGTGGTGGTCGCCCTCCACGGCTTCGACGGAGCCTCCATCGACTACGAGAATCTCGGCAAGCGCCTGCTCAAGGAGCAGCCGAAGATCGCCGTGTATGCCTATGAGATCCGCGGCCAGGGAAAGGATCCGCTCAAGGCGCGCCGCGGCGACATCGATGACCCGAACCTCTGGTTCAGCGATCTCGGGAAATTCTCCGCCATGGTCCGCGCCAAGCACCCGCACGCCCGCATCGTGTGGTTCGGGGAGAGCATGGGCGGGCTCATCATTTCCCACGCCTATCAGCAAGCCGTCGCCGCGGGCCAGGCGCCACCGTGCGACGCCCTGGTCCTGTCCTCGCCGGTCGTGAAATTCCGCGAGGATTTCCCGAAGTGGAAAAAGGACCTCGTCCGCGGGGCCGCGGAAGTCGCCCCGACGGCCCGGGTCTCGCTGGAGACGATCGCTGGAGGCCAGGAGGTCCAGATGACCCATGACACCCTGCACTCCGAGCAGGCCGAAACGAACTCCTGGCACATCGACAAGCACACGCTGCGGCTGCTGGTGACACTCAGCGACCTGATCGACAGCATGCCGGACTGCGCCCGCACCTTCGCGGTGCCGACACTGGTGCTCCACGGCGGCAAGGACTTCTTCAGCAGCGACAAGGACGTCGCGGACTTCTACGGAACCATCCCCAAGGAGGCCAACCGCACCCTAAAGAACTATCCGGACAGCTATCACCTGCTGATGTACGACGACAAGAGGGACCAGGTCATCGGTGACGTGGAAAAGTGGCTGGTGAAGCTCCCGGACATCGAAAAATGAGCCTGTGGGCCTCGCCCGGCTTCGCGATTGCCAAGCCGCGGTGGCTGTTCCAAGGTTCCGTCCGATGACGAAGCCCGTCTGCTGCCTCCTGATTGCCCTCGGACTCGCCGCCTGCGCGAAGAAGGACGTCGTCGTCGATCAGCCGCCTCCCACGGAAGGCACGGCCAAGCCCGTCAACAAACCCCGGCCCGATCCCGGCGAGACCCCGGCGGTGCCACCCAACAAGCTGGTGAACTCGCAAAGCGGCATGATGGTGCCGCCTCTCGAGAACACACTGCCGACCAGAAACGACATGACGGCCACCGCGCCGGTCGGCCCGGGTGGTGGCGGCGTCATCGCCACACCGCCGACCGCGGACAAGCGGGGCGAGTGACGGGACGGCGGCCGTGCGGCTCATGCCGCTGAATCGGTTTGTCACGGTCGCGGGGTTGTCGATGGTCGGCAGCTCCATGAGCACCCTTCCCGCGCCCCATAGCGACCGAGAGGTCCGCCGGCTCCGCGATCTCTCGCTGCAGCAGGTGCGCTCTGGCGTGGCCGCCTGGCTCGGCTGGCTGTTCGACGGGCTGGACATGCACCTCTACACGCTGGTCGCCACGGCCTTCGTGGCGGTGCTGCTTTCGACCGGCGAGTCGGATCCGGAGGTGGGCAAGAAGGCGTCCATCATTCAGGCCGCGTTTCTCATCGGCTGGGCGCTCGGTGGTGGTTTCTTCGGGCGCGTGGCAGACCTGCTAGGCCGGAGCCGGGCACTGGTGCTGACCATTCTGACCTATGCCTGCTTTACCGGCCTCTCGTTCTTTTCGACGGAGTGGTGGCATCTGATGGTGTTCCGTTTCCTCGCCGCGCTCGGCATCGGCGGCGAATGGGCGGTGGGTGCATCGCTACTCTCGGAAACGTGGCCGAAGTCGTGGCGGCCGTGGATCGCCGCCACGCTGCAGAGCGCGGTGAACTGCGGCATCCTGCTCGCGTGCGTGGCGGGAGCGCTGCTCGCGGGTCACCCGCCGCACTGGATCTTCCTCGTCGGCATCGTGCCCGCCTTCATCACGCTGTGGATTCGCAAGTCGGTGCCGGAGACCGAGGAGTGGAGCGAGGCGCGCAAGGACCAGCCCGCGCCGAAGATCCGCGAACTCTTCGGGCC from Luteolibacter sp. Y139 includes the following:
- a CDS encoding pseudouridine synthase, with translation MKLVKLLANLGYGSRSYVEGFLRKGVVTDIQGRVLGTKDFPPHAEILFKGEPLDPPAPLTLMFHKPAGYTCSTDDPGDTIYDLLPPRYALRNPVLSPVGRLDKDTTGLLLMTDDGQLLHRLISPKHHVPKTYQVTLDRPLEGHEEALFSNGELVLRGEDKPLLPATLEVLGEKEARITLEEGRYHQVRRMFAAAGNHVLELKRVSIGGLALPDDLEEGEWRILGSTELAVVRQ
- a CDS encoding class I SAM-dependent methyltransferase produces the protein MSPALETLLLPFSQGEIAAPSRALFLGAEPHPDLKAWPQVTGWQPLKPLAEAWEKAGFARVDEPSGTWPLVLLLPGKSKDETLAAFAKAHDLLEDGGTLVVAMANLGGAQRFEKELEKAAGKIASLSKHKCRAFHAVKDGTWDEALLAEWRALGVPREVGGFLVEAGVFSADHVDPGSALLVENLPKNLRGAVADLGAGWGYLSKAVAETNPAVKAIHLFEADARALACARKNLGEGNFEYHWHDVVAGVPGKYEVIVSNPPFHTGQATDIHLGRAFLRVAAAALRTGGRLLLVANRQLPYEPELEALGLVWRKPVENSTYKLLFAEKRMGTSNDFRR
- a CDS encoding nucleoside deaminase — encoded protein: MDPFLQAAISEAATGLSEGGIPIGSVIVRQGIILGRGHNRRMQQGNPILHGEMDALQNAGRLPAHIYRECTLYTTLSPCPMCTGAILLYGIPKVVIGENQTFMGEEELLKSRGVQIEVVQSPKCVDLMRRFIEANPTVWNEDIGEP
- a CDS encoding LOG family protein codes for the protein MPKVRLSGTVLGTDDPGRAVRARLLYLLFGAGWDIYNSNGDQRITLSNIERKIIEAESFVFTPGATLEDMFKAISIFVGYQTLDRNLAGKPTVILNTDFSWDPFFSVLTHLNKMGTIKQNYRDFLLAAESPEGVLETLELGREKGVPDAGREKIGECKGTSFENPVPSDYAGNVCVFCSATLEDPAYLADGEELGRLLAVNRLGCVSGAGRSGIMGAVVEGSVGAGGWTAGSNVPHIIELEGLPDGLSSFWLRPDIYTRMEVMIENSDAFVIFPGGAGTVQELLALMIFKQQKNPLMTGKPVVLFNRANPAGVRFWDPLIDLLSGMCPAGDFVVANELGEILPAIQRGLPKREAAPV
- a CDS encoding alpha/beta fold hydrolase — protein: MKRISCSAGSTRARTAARLGALLLAPFLLTQCATNYSLVANRPEEAVRNETFGYRKWMRPDATPETVVVALHGFDGASIDYENLGKRLLKEQPKIAVYAYEIRGQGKDPLKARRGDIDDPNLWFSDLGKFSAMVRAKHPHARIVWFGESMGGLIISHAYQQAVAAGQAPPCDALVLSSPVVKFREDFPKWKKDLVRGAAEVAPTARVSLETIAGGQEVQMTHDTLHSEQAETNSWHIDKHTLRLLVTLSDLIDSMPDCARTFAVPTLVLHGGKDFFSSDKDVADFYGTIPKEANRTLKNYPDSYHLLMYDDKRDQVIGDVEKWLVKLPDIEK
- a CDS encoding MFS transporter; the protein is MSTLPAPHSDREVRRLRDLSLQQVRSGVAAWLGWLFDGLDMHLYTLVATAFVAVLLSTGESDPEVGKKASIIQAAFLIGWALGGGFFGRVADLLGRSRALVLTILTYACFTGLSFFSTEWWHLMVFRFLAALGIGGEWAVGASLLSETWPKSWRPWIAATLQSAVNCGILLACVAGALLAGHPPHWIFLVGIVPAFITLWIRKSVPETEEWSEARKDQPAPKIRELFGPKVRSITWKVMLICAVSLTAHWTFMFWQQSYIRSLPEVGALKADKDHATVMALLWIMVGSIIGNFVAGFLANVMGYGKAIALMLGGYFLVMWFTFSRGHDLHTVYFLFAITGLMQGCFGLFTMCLPPLFPVLLRSTGAGFCYNIGRILSAAGVVFFGISKHKVQGDFAGVLLMASWLFIPAALFALLLPAEEDQ